Part of the Trichoderma asperellum chromosome 1, complete sequence genome is shown below.
CTGCAGTAGAGGAGAGGATGGTTTAGGCTTGTTGTGATGGGATTGGTGTGGTAGGCGTTGTCTTGTatgtatgcatgcatgcgAATGGATGTGCGGAATAACGGATTAAAATCGGTTGCTGTGATGGaataaaagggggaaaaCGGGGGGAAGAGAATCCATCAGCGGTTGTCTTAGCACATGCATGTACATTTTTTGAATGATAATGTAGTCACGACCAGATTCTGCTAGACGGCATGAAAATGTTTTTGTCGAGATGAAATAAATTTACGTTAAATCAAGTAACAAACCATGTGCCATTAATCTTTGTGGATATCCATCAGCTGTGAATGTGCCATATAATGTGGCGTTGGACTAGGTATACGCTGCCTAGTTCTAGTCCTTAAGCTGCTCACCTATTAAACGTGGAAACTTACGAATCCATCCACATGCATAAAATCAAAAGGGCGAGAAAGGAAGCATTTTTGCCATCGCGGAGAATACACTGATTTAGAAGGCAGCACATGCGAGCTGTAAACCGCATCCAGATATGGCACATGCCGCCTGCCTCAGCAACCGCTTACAGCATCCTCTCCTGCTATAAACAGCCTGCATCCAAACCCATGCTATAAACATCACCTCATCCCTTCTCATCATTCCCATCATATTTCTGTCAAATGCATCTCACATAAGCATCATACTGACACATAttagagaaggaggaggacaaTTATGGACGTCACGCTGGCAAACCTCCCTTTCCACATCTTCTGTGACATCGTCTGTCAACTCCCCCCCATACGAGTCGTCAACTGCCAACGCGTTTCTCGCATCATTCACGAAGCCCTCACGAGAGATGAGCTCTGCATCACCCTCATCTCGAGGCATTTCCCGCGCTCGCGAGAAGGCCGGCGACTCAGGCAGCTTCTCAGGGCCGAAGACCGCGAATCTCTCGACCAGGGGAACTGGGCTGCCGTGTTTGCGCGGCTGGCGAGGCGGTACTATTATCTGGGGCGGGCAATGCCCTGGCAGACTGTCAAAGTGCCTGTGCTCAAGGATGCAACGCTGCTTCGAGGCGTGGCGACTTGGAATCGGTTCTTGAGCTTGAACAACATAAATGCGATATTCGACTACGAGGACGCGGTATGGACGGTGGCCCCAACAGAGGGGCTGCTGGTGTATCCGGCGCCGGAGACGGACTCGTCCGAGCCGGGATACCGGGCCCGAGATCTGGCGACTGGGGTGGAGTTCAGGGTTCCGTTTAAGACGAAGGGCAGGATTGTGAGGCGGGTGCGGCTTAGCCATGGCATTCTTGCGATTGAATGGTGCCCAAAAGTTGGAAGTGTTCCCTTCGGCGGCACCGTACCGTTTCATCGCCACTATGCAATCCTGTACGACGTCCATCGGGCTGGATCTTGGGACGGCGTCATTCCTCAGCGGCCTGCTGCCGGCGTGGCTACACCGGGCTACTCCTGGAAGTTTGATCTTCGCTCTGAGTTTGAGATTCACCATATCGGTCTCCCGGTGAATAGCACAGATCGTTTCTTCTCAACGCACAACGCTACTCATTATGCTGTCTACGTATGGCAGACTACACGCTATCCCTCTTCTACTCCGTCCAACATCGTGGGGCCCATCGAACGGCTCACAATATGGGAGATTCGCACTGCTTCGCCATACAGGCCATCTCTAGATATATTAGGCATCGCGAGACGAGACCCGACTGTGGGACCTCGCGTCATTCGCAGAATGGCAAACTCCCAGCTTGCCGCATGGTCCGTCTTGCAAGGCGTAACACCGTCGCTACGCTCATTGGCCCTGGACGACTGTACCTGGAATGCCTCTAGGCGCTCTGCCTGCGGCCACGTCTTCTTCACAGAGGAGGAACACAAATGGTCTGATGGCCCGCATAGCAGTCTGGATCCACCGCGTTTCCATCTCGTCAAGACGACGGGGATACCGCTGATTGGCAATGGACCAAGGTGGGTGGATGAGTGCCGAGGCGGAAGCGATGCCAACATACAACCCTTCCGCAGAAGCAGATGGAGGAGACATGCAACTGAGACAtacaaagaggaagaggacgacgacgattaTGACGACAATAGCAACGGAGACGGCGACAACAACGGCACTACTGCTGCGAATACCACCGCAGCACCCTCGTTTCTGAAAACGATACCCTGGGCCAGGCACTCAGAAACATGGCCCGGTCGAGCTCCTTGCTGGCGCCACGTCGACTTCCCCTACATCACCATGTCTGAAGTCTTGGACATGCCAGCCGGCATTCGCATCATTGCCCGAAACTGCTTCATGCTTGCCAccctctccatctttccGCGGCCCAAGATCCATATCGAGGGCGTCAATGAAGATGGCCCTATACctcgaaagaagaaggaaaaaaaggacaaaaaaaggagagtCAAAAGCAGGAGCGGTGGAGATGGCGGCTCGAGACCTTCTAGCTCCGGCTCAAACTCGTCATTTCTCCGAGAGAATCGCCAATTGGCCGCTCCGACGCAGAGCCAAGACGGGAACGAGGACCAGAAGGCGGTCCAGTTCGCAATCTCAATATGGCCTCAGATCATGTGCAAGGGATGCATCTATGGCGATGAGCGGTGGCTCATCGGGGAGGATGCTGGCGGAGATGTGACCATTCTCATGTTCTAAGTCGTTCGAGAGGAGGGGCACGCACTAATGATTAGACGAATTGGTGAAACAGTTATTAGGAAAAAACCCtcgttggaaaaaaaaaaaatgatacAAGTCAGTTGTAATTGCAGCAACAGAAGTAGCAACTAGAGACCTTGTccataggtaggtattagATGGCGGAACGAAAAGAGCATCACGTTAAAACGAACGTCTCATGCTTCCTTGGTCACGTTCCCCCCAAAACCCACATTACCAAGCCGCATTTACCTTCTCAGTTCATCTGTGGCGTCACAAACTCGTATGTTAGGGGGGGCGCGGGAAtttttgtcttgttctgTTTTTAATCTAGGTGCCTTGAATTCCCCTGTTTTCTCCGTCGTTTCCATTTCATTAGGGTTCCATTCTACATGCTTCTCGCTGTATCTACACCGATTCCCGACTGtgtttatagtatataaaagacaAGTAGAGCAGTTTacaaaaaaataactatattccCGGCCTTGTTGTGGCCAAggaaaaacaacaacaaacaacaacaaacaacaacaaacaacaagTGCCATGAGCAATCGATCAAATCAGTTGGGAGAGATGCCAAAACATCCCATCTGATAAAAACAGTGTGTTGcgttttaaaaaagcagtgAGAGTTCTTTCCGAGCTTCTTTTGATATTCCCTCCTCTTTGTTCATCCTTTTCCCATCTCATTCATGTACAAAAAAATTTCTGTTTCTCAAAGAGCAACAATTCTCTTAAAATGCAAACTCATTACTCTCTGCCTGGAGATTGCATATTGGGAGATCGCACACTAGGAGACCGTACACTAGGAGATCGCATAGCTGGAGCTTGCAAAAATCCGCCATAATAAGAATCCAACCATGCAGCTGCCTGCTCGCCAGCCTCATCGATGTTAGTGTCCCAACGGCCGACGGAGCCAACGTAGCCGTCGGGACGGACATTGACAATAGCGACCTCGCTGGGGCCGAGGCTTCCAAGCCACTTCTCCGTGCAGAAAGCGCCCCTTGTATCTAGCTCGGGGACGTTGTCTAGGTAGAACGTCCACCGGCTATCCTGCAAGAGGGCGGGGAGGTCTGAAATCTCAATTTCAGATTTGGGCATGGTGGCTAGACGCATCATCAAAGTCAGTAAAAGCTATGTCCTGGTTTATTATTGaaaggagggaggggaaacCCACTGATCAAGGCAAAAGTAAACAAGTGGCTGACTACGGTATATCTCTCAGGTCGTGTATACACATCTTCAGGCGCCGGCGCTCTGGGCTGCTTCGCGTAAGATGCGCTTGCGGCAGCGGAAAGCTGGCTCACCAGAGACTTGGGCGTCGCAATGGAGCGGCATAATGTCTCCAAGAATGGCCTTGCCTGTATCACATCCCACATAAGGAGGTAGATACGGAACTGGCCAAGCATGGGGATATCAAGCTGGACATCCACCGGATTAGAGTCGATGTACCGCGACACCTTGGCTGGGGGCAGGAGGCATCCCGGGCGAGCAGCACCCAGTATGGCTGAGTTATCCTCTGGCCGGGTAATGTTGAGGGGGCTCTCGCTGTAATCGGCGCCGATGCCAGAGATGAATCGGACATTGGCTCTGAAATTCTCGGCCATTTTGACGGCATCTCCTTCAGCAATCCGATTGGCATGCTCGTAGTCGAAATTGACGAGATCTAGGGCGATCTTGCGGCGCTCCACCTCGTAACTCTCAAGCAGATAGGGCTTGGCAAGCCCACGGCACGCCAAGTTCAATTTCCATGAGAGGTTCCACGAGTCGTGCATGGAAGTATTCATGCCCTGTGCCGATTTGGGGGAGTGAGTGTGACTGGCATCTCCCGCAAGGAATACTCTGGTATTGGCGTCTGTGAAGCGGCTGGCCACGCGCTGGCCAACTTGGTATCGCCCAAACCACTCAATGTACTTCCAATCAATTTCAAAGGGCGCCATAATCTTGCGAGCCTGCTGCATAACGAACTTCTGGCCAAGCTCGCGGCGGTCGGCACGAGCGCTAGCCTTGAGTTCGATGTAGAAGCGAGTCATGTTGCGCTCCCGGGGAACAATGAGGATCGAGCCGTGCTCCTCAGAGTACACAAGAGTCTTGGACCAAATGTCGGGGAAGTTGGTGATGAGCTCGCCGTCCAAGACACCCCAAATATCTGGGTGTGACATACCCACGGCCTCTACATCTGGCATGTTCTTGCGGACCTTGGAGTGCGCTCCATCGCCTGTTTAGGGGGGTTTCAAGTTAGTTAGATTTCGCTATAATTTCAATTGATTTTGCTTACATCCGACGAGATAATTGGTCAAGATGGTCCTCTTATCCTGGTTGACATTGGTGTGGCATCGAACCTGAACGGGGCCAGATTTTGGAACGTAGTGGGATTCAAATGCTGTGTTCCGGCGCACTTCCTTTCCACGCTTCCTCAGGTCGTCGACGAATAGGCCCTCGACCATGCCCTGGTGGACGAGCAGGATATAGGGGTCCAGAACATCAATGACGGGAGGGTAATGCACCTCACGCCCCAAACGATGCAGAGGTGCGTCAGCTGTGCTGCGCCAAAAGGAGATGTCGAAGACTCTCACGccgcgctgcagcagcggaTC
Proteins encoded:
- a CDS encoding uncharacterized protein (EggNog:ENOG41), yielding MAPGVLSPSSNSRNQSPNHMDEEPDPGPSNYENVADDEDATDPLALLRSLPEPPTTCQVCVIGAGPAGLMLAANLARYGIDVEVVDDRADQTPVGRADGLQPKSIETFRQMRLADPLLQRGVRVFDISFWRSTADAPLHRLGREVHYPPVIDVLDPYILLVHQGMVEGLFVDDLRKRGKEVRRNTAFESHYVPKSGPVQVRCHTNVNQDKRTILTNYLVGCDGAHSKVRKNMPDVEAVGMSHPDIWGVLDGELITNFPDIWSKTLVYSEEHGSILIVPRERNMTRFYIELKASARADRRELGQKFVMQQARKIMAPFEIDWKYIEWFGRYQVGQRVASRFTDANTRVFLAGDASHTHSPKSAQGMNTSMHDSWNLSWKLNLACRGLAKPYLLESYEVERRKIALDLVNFDYEHANRIAEGDAVKMAENFRANVRFISGIGADYSESPLNITRPEDNSAILGAARPGCLLPPAKVSRYIDSNPVDVQLDIPMLGQFRIYLLMWDVIQARPFLETLCRSIATPKSLVSQLSAAASASYAKQPRAPAPEDVYTRPERYTVVSHLFTFALITTMPKSEIEISDLPALLQDSRWTFYLDNVPELDTRGAFCTEKWLGSLGPSEVAIVNVRPDGYVGSVGRWDTNIDEAGEQAAAWLDSYYGGFLQAPAMRSPSVRSPSVRSPNMQSPGRE
- a CDS encoding uncharacterized protein (EggNog:ENOG41) — translated: MDVTLANLPFHIFCDIVCQLPPIRVVNCQRVSRIIHEALTRDELCITLISRHFPRSREGRRLRQLLRAEDRESLDQGNWAAVFARLARRYYYLGRAMPWQTVKVPVLKDATLLRGVATWNRFLSLNNINAIFDYEDAVWTVAPTEGLLVYPAPETDSSEPGYRARDLATGVEFRVPFKTKGRIVRRVRLSHGILAIEWCPKVGSVPFGGTVPFHRHYAILYDVHRAGSWDGVIPQRPAAGVATPGYSWKFDLRSEFEIHHIGLPVNSTDRFFSTHNATHYAVYVWQTTRYPSSTPSNIVGPIERLTIWEIRTASPYRPSLDILGIARRDPTVGPRVIRRMANSQLAAWSVLQGVTPSLRSLALDDCTWNASRRSACGHVFFTEEEHKWSDGPHSSLDPPRFHLVKTTGIPLIGNGPRWVDECRGGSDANIQPFRRSRWRRHATETYKEEEDDDDYDDNSNGDGDNNGTTAANTTAAPSFLKTIPWARHSETWPGRAPCWRHVDFPYITMSEVLDMPAGIRIIARNCFMLATLSIFPRPKIHIEGVNEDGPIPRKKKEKKDKKRRVKSRSGGDGGSRPSSSGSNSSFLRENRQLAAPTQSQDGNEDQKAVQFAISIWPQIMCKGCIYGDERWLIGEDAGGDVTILMF